Proteins encoded by one window of Kribbella flavida DSM 17836:
- a CDS encoding SgcJ/EcaC family oxidoreductase, translated as MTSDEQLIRDLVARSQDAQFDADALPALHTDDLVLINLAGRRVFGREAFRSAMAEGLATPLKDVRTVLDIEDIRFATPDVAIVSLAKTIHDERPATGPTDLPTTAVMTYVLTRAAGDWRIALAQTTPILTA; from the coding sequence ATGACCTCCGACGAGCAGTTGATCCGAGACCTGGTCGCTCGCAGCCAGGACGCGCAGTTCGATGCCGATGCACTGCCTGCACTACACACCGACGACCTGGTGCTCATCAACCTCGCCGGCCGCCGGGTGTTCGGCCGTGAAGCCTTCCGATCAGCCATGGCGGAAGGACTCGCAACGCCGCTCAAGGACGTCCGGACCGTGCTGGACATCGAGGACATTCGGTTCGCCACCCCGGATGTCGCCATCGTGAGCCTCGCCAAGACCATTCACGACGAACGCCCCGCCACCGGCCCGACGGACCTGCCGACCACCGCGGTCATGACGTACGTACTGACCCGCGCCGCCGGCGACTGGCGCATCGCCCTCGCCCAAACCACTCCGATCCTGACGGCTTGA
- the nadD gene encoding nicotinate-nucleotide adenylyltransferase, with amino-acid sequence MNFPERVRRLGVMGGTFDPIHHGHLVAASEVQSYFDLDEVIFVPTGQPWQKTERNVSPAEDRYLMTVIATASNPRFSVSRVDIDRPGPTYTIDTLRDLSRLYPDAELFFITGADALAQILTWRDVDEMFKLAQFVGCTRPGTEATELPLDRLPMDRITLLEVPALAISSTECRARVAMGNPTWYLVPDGIVQYIAKRDLYTNH; translated from the coding sequence GTGAACTTCCCGGAGCGGGTCCGGCGCCTTGGCGTGATGGGTGGCACCTTCGACCCGATCCATCACGGCCACCTGGTCGCGGCCAGCGAGGTGCAGTCGTACTTCGACCTGGACGAGGTGATCTTCGTCCCGACCGGTCAGCCCTGGCAGAAGACCGAGCGCAACGTCTCGCCCGCCGAGGACCGGTACCTGATGACGGTCATCGCGACCGCCTCGAACCCACGGTTCTCGGTCAGCCGGGTCGACATCGACCGGCCCGGCCCGACGTACACGATCGACACGCTGCGCGACCTGTCCCGGCTGTACCCCGACGCCGAGCTGTTCTTCATCACCGGCGCCGACGCGCTGGCCCAGATCCTCACCTGGCGCGACGTCGACGAGATGTTCAAGCTCGCCCAGTTCGTCGGCTGTACCCGGCCGGGGACCGAGGCCACCGAGCTGCCGCTGGACCGGTTGCCGATGGACCGGATCACGCTGCTCGAAGTCCCGGCGCTGGCGATCTCGTCGACCGAGTGCCGGGCCAGGGTCGCGATGGGCAACCCCACCTGGTACCTGGTGCCCGACGGGATCGTCCAGTACATCGCCAAGCGCGACCTCTACACCAACCACTAG
- a CDS encoding neutral zinc metallopeptidase produces MPTQPPILPSVTPTSAPIPTAVPTPTAARTAWSPRVSGPVSRDPLLGANPVHLQPGYGIRAVNCRLPGWRLQAAAAKAYYSAAIACHDRAWRATLAHFGLTLAGPRLWAGAQGNQYAGGCGRNSTGREAFYCSADQTIVMPFDSMRSIARYGEGYALAVLSHEYGHHLQQQIGVMAAYHARAQAVGFSSQAGQLLSRQLELQAWCFSGMFYGMNAGRGSITRSLSQQALENNSHAGDRPGELRQHGTNRNIASWFTWGRHPSVKSSARVAPSVYECNPWAARDASSLQ; encoded by the coding sequence ATGCCGACGCAGCCTCCGATCCTGCCCTCGGTCACGCCGACCAGCGCGCCGATTCCGACAGCTGTGCCCACGCCGACGGCCGCTCGGACCGCCTGGTCGCCGCGGGTCTCCGGGCCGGTGTCCAGAGATCCGCTGCTGGGAGCGAATCCGGTCCATCTCCAGCCGGGCTACGGCATCCGGGCGGTGAACTGCCGGCTGCCCGGGTGGAGGCTCCAGGCGGCTGCTGCCAAGGCGTACTACAGCGCCGCGATCGCCTGTCATGACCGGGCGTGGCGAGCAACGCTGGCGCACTTCGGTCTCACCCTGGCCGGCCCGCGGCTGTGGGCAGGTGCCCAAGGCAATCAGTACGCCGGGGGTTGCGGGCGCAACAGCACCGGACGCGAGGCGTTCTACTGCTCGGCCGACCAGACGATCGTGATGCCCTTCGACTCGATGCGGTCCATCGCCCGGTACGGCGAGGGCTATGCCCTGGCGGTGCTGTCCCACGAGTACGGGCACCACCTGCAGCAGCAGATCGGCGTGATGGCGGCGTACCACGCGCGCGCCCAGGCCGTTGGCTTTTCGAGCCAGGCAGGACAGCTGCTCTCCCGCCAGCTGGAGCTCCAGGCGTGGTGTTTCTCCGGCATGTTCTACGGCATGAACGCCGGCCGGGGTTCGATCACCAGGTCGCTTTCCCAGCAGGCGCTCGAGAACAACAGCCATGCCGGCGACCGCCCCGGCGAACTGCGGCAGCACGGCACCAACCGCAACATCGCGAGCTGGTTCACGTGGGGCCGGCACCCGTCGGTCAAGTCCTCGGCTCGCGTCGCCCCGTCGGTCTACGAGTGCAACCCGTGGGCGGCCCGCGACGCGAGTTCGCTCCAGTAA
- a CDS encoding alpha/beta fold hydrolase — MDETTSTPGRHSQRAGAPPYGTHDRRSGSRRRRIALLTASGLVALLAWNTVVVSTKTAGATGQQIVRVPGGDLHVVQDGPANAPAVVLLHGLAGSTRWWDPVLPALRDLHVIRIDLLGHGESAKPANGYSIAEHAARVGAVLDQLGVRRATVVGHSTGGAVATSLAEQRHELVTGLALIDTGPRVDAFLGESFVAKLMTTPVAAQLLWRLRTESAIRTALSTAFTREVQIPDQLVADVRRVTYRSLTATDEASTAYLTERPIPDRAARLDLPTLVIFGSADRRWQPSSAEDYRRVPRARIEILDGVGHTPMYEDPGTTGALLHQFAIG; from the coding sequence ATGGACGAGACGACCAGTACGCCGGGCCGACACTCTCAGCGCGCGGGCGCACCGCCGTACGGGACGCACGACCGGCGGTCGGGGAGTCGGCGGCGGCGGATCGCGCTGTTGACCGCCTCCGGACTGGTTGCGCTGCTGGCGTGGAACACGGTGGTGGTGTCGACCAAGACCGCCGGGGCGACCGGTCAGCAGATTGTGCGCGTCCCCGGCGGGGACCTACACGTCGTACAGGACGGGCCGGCCAACGCTCCGGCCGTCGTACTCCTGCACGGTTTGGCCGGCTCGACGCGGTGGTGGGACCCGGTGCTGCCGGCGTTGCGGGACCTGCACGTGATACGCATCGACCTGCTTGGGCACGGTGAATCAGCCAAACCGGCCAACGGCTACAGCATCGCGGAGCACGCCGCCCGGGTGGGTGCGGTGCTCGATCAGCTCGGCGTACGCCGTGCGACCGTCGTCGGGCATTCCACCGGCGGCGCCGTCGCCACGTCGCTGGCCGAGCAGCGCCACGAGCTCGTGACGGGGCTCGCGCTCATCGACACCGGCCCGCGAGTCGACGCGTTCCTCGGCGAAAGCTTCGTCGCCAAGCTGATGACGACACCGGTGGCTGCGCAACTGCTCTGGCGGCTACGAACCGAGAGCGCGATCCGCACTGCGCTGAGCACGGCTTTCACCCGTGAGGTGCAGATCCCCGACCAGCTCGTCGCCGACGTACGGCGGGTGACCTACCGCAGCCTCACCGCCACCGACGAGGCTTCCACCGCGTACCTGACGGAACGACCCATTCCCGACCGCGCCGCCCGCCTCGACCTGCCGACCCTGGTGATCTTCGGCTCGGCGGACCGCCGATGGCAGCCGTCGTCCGCCGAGGACTACCGCCGAGTCCCCCGCGCCCGGATCGAGATCCTCGACGGAGTCGGTCACACCCCCATGTACGAGGACCCCGGCACAACCGGAGCCCTGCTGCACCAGTTCGCCATCGGGTGA
- a CDS encoding ABC transporter permease subunit encodes MTTIAIGNEMPYGVTFRRVIRSEWTKFWSLRSTWIVLGATALVTIGLAAVIGSVQRGQANDEATAVTLEQVAGGAFLGVDLFSLVIGVSGVLMMTGEYSSGLIRATLAAVPRRLPVLWAKALVLVGVTAVVMLVVCFGAFLASRATSGADVALDDATVLRAVLGAAAAPVAFGVIGLGLGTALRHTAGSITTLVTILLVVPSLLPAALPDAVHDDVAPYSPVAAAQAMYSVDGSGGGFEMASPGVAALVVVGWSALALAAGAVVLNRRDA; translated from the coding sequence ATGACTACGATTGCCATTGGCAACGAGATGCCGTACGGCGTGACGTTCCGCCGGGTCATTCGGTCGGAGTGGACCAAGTTCTGGTCGCTGCGCTCGACCTGGATCGTGCTCGGGGCAACGGCCCTGGTCACGATCGGGCTGGCCGCGGTGATCGGCTCGGTGCAACGCGGCCAGGCGAACGACGAGGCAACGGCCGTGACGCTGGAACAGGTCGCCGGTGGCGCGTTCCTGGGCGTCGACCTGTTCTCGTTGGTGATCGGCGTGTCCGGCGTACTGATGATGACGGGGGAGTACAGCTCGGGACTGATCAGGGCCACGCTCGCCGCCGTTCCCCGGCGACTGCCCGTGCTCTGGGCGAAGGCGCTCGTGCTGGTCGGCGTGACAGCCGTGGTGATGCTGGTCGTCTGCTTCGGCGCTTTCCTGGCCAGTCGTGCCACCAGCGGTGCCGACGTCGCGCTGGACGACGCGACCGTACTGCGAGCCGTCCTTGGGGCCGCCGCGGCGCCGGTGGCCTTCGGCGTGATCGGGCTCGGCCTGGGCACGGCGCTCCGGCACACGGCCGGGTCGATCACCACGCTGGTGACGATCCTGCTGGTGGTGCCGTCGTTGCTGCCCGCCGCGTTGCCCGACGCTGTGCACGATGACGTGGCGCCGTACTCACCGGTTGCCGCAGCGCAGGCGATGTATTCCGTCGACGGCAGTGGTGGCGGGTTCGAGATGGCGTCTCCTGGAGTGGCTGCGCTGGTTGTAGTCGGCTGGTCCGCGCTGGCGTTGGCGGCGGGCGCCGTGGTGCTCAACCGGCGGGATGCATGA
- a CDS encoding helix-turn-helix domain-containing protein produces MQPVRRPAAAADWEIARPAQATALPGVDMAGFRIRGPVEVRAIPHPAVTVGLEFGDRPFDIQGAAGRLRTESLAAGLAFSAFGVRVESVACVQIRLSPPTAHTLLGLPLEQLGSSVIALDDLWGRDAPRLRERLHEAGTWQERFALMTTELSGRLPAGPVVEPEVAFAWRQIVASRGRISVRDLAARTGWSRQRLWSRFGSQLGLTPKRAAMLVRFDHAMHRLVRGHAPARVAADAGYVDQSHLHHDVRAFTGITPMAAADEPWLAVDDRAWPAVAQPAL; encoded by the coding sequence GTGCAACCAGTACGCCGGCCAGCCGCCGCCGCTGACTGGGAGATCGCGCGCCCGGCACAGGCGACGGCGCTGCCCGGGGTCGACATGGCGGGATTCCGCATCCGCGGTCCGGTCGAAGTACGCGCCATTCCGCACCCGGCTGTCACGGTGGGGCTCGAGTTCGGCGACCGCCCTTTCGACATCCAGGGCGCCGCCGGACGCCTGCGTACGGAGAGTTTGGCGGCGGGGCTCGCCTTCAGCGCGTTCGGGGTGCGCGTCGAGAGCGTCGCGTGTGTACAGATCCGCCTCTCTCCGCCGACCGCACACACCTTGCTCGGGTTGCCGCTCGAACAGCTGGGTAGCAGCGTCATCGCGCTCGACGACCTGTGGGGCCGCGACGCACCGCGCTTGCGTGAACGGCTGCACGAGGCCGGAACGTGGCAGGAGCGCTTCGCCCTGATGACCACGGAATTATCTGGACGCCTGCCCGCGGGACCGGTGGTTGAGCCCGAGGTGGCCTTTGCCTGGCGCCAGATCGTCGCCAGCCGCGGCCGGATCAGTGTGCGCGACCTCGCGGCCCGCACCGGATGGAGCCGGCAACGACTCTGGTCGCGCTTCGGCTCGCAGCTCGGCCTGACTCCCAAACGCGCCGCCATGCTCGTCCGCTTCGACCACGCGATGCACCGCCTCGTCCGCGGCCATGCCCCCGCGCGCGTCGCGGCGGACGCCGGCTACGTGGACCAGTCACACCTCCACCACGACGTCCGGGCGTTCACCGGGATCACTCCGATGGCCGCCGCGGACGAGCCGTGGCTCGCGGTCGATGACAGAGCCTGGCCAGCCGTAGCTCAACCGGCACTGTAG
- a CDS encoding response regulator has protein sequence MTRLLLVDDQPMLRIGFRMVFETQPDIEVVGEAGDGERAVAMTRALSPDVVLMDVRMPVVDGIQATRRIVETGSAARVLVLTTFDLDEYVFAALRAGASGFLLKDVPPEDLLGGIRAVAAGDAVVAPRVTRRLLDAFAARLPGAAPDPDPRIGQLTDREREVLVEVAKGRSNAEIAGELMVSAATVKAHVGRILTKLELRDRVQIVVLAYETGVVRPGES, from the coding sequence ATGACCAGGCTGCTGCTGGTGGACGACCAGCCGATGCTCCGGATCGGGTTCCGGATGGTCTTCGAGACTCAGCCCGACATCGAGGTGGTCGGCGAGGCCGGCGACGGCGAGCGGGCGGTCGCGATGACGCGCGCGCTGAGCCCGGACGTGGTGCTGATGGACGTGCGGATGCCGGTTGTCGACGGCATCCAGGCCACCCGGCGGATCGTCGAGACCGGCTCGGCGGCCCGGGTCCTGGTGCTGACCACGTTCGACCTGGACGAGTACGTCTTCGCCGCGCTACGAGCCGGCGCCAGTGGATTCTTGCTCAAGGACGTGCCGCCCGAGGACCTGCTCGGCGGTATCCGCGCGGTCGCGGCCGGCGACGCCGTGGTGGCGCCACGGGTCACGCGCAGGCTGCTGGACGCGTTCGCCGCGCGCCTTCCGGGCGCCGCGCCGGACCCGGATCCACGGATCGGTCAGCTGACCGACCGGGAGCGTGAGGTCCTGGTGGAGGTGGCGAAGGGCCGTTCGAACGCCGAGATCGCCGGCGAACTGATGGTCTCGGCAGCGACGGTGAAGGCCCATGTCGGCCGCATCCTGACCAAGCTGGAGCTCCGTGACCGGGTGCAGATCGTCGTTCTCGCCTACGAGACCGGCGTCGTCCGTCCGGGGGAGTCCTGA
- a CDS encoding ATP-binding cassette domain-containing protein, producing MIEAQALTKYFGDTVAVDELSFAVRPGQVTGFLGSNGAGKSTTLRMIVGLDRPTSGTATVNGRRYADHAAPLRELGSLLEAKSLHKRRTARSHLLALAQTHGFSTGRVDEVLDLVGLGAVADRRAGSFSLGMGQRLGIAAALIADPAAVILDEPVNGLDPDGVLWIRTLLKELAAEGRTVLVSSHLMSEMAVTADHLVIIGRGRLLADTTVAELIARVGVGQVLVRTPAGTELRELLVRHGATVSSDEAGLLIVNGLTAAAIADLALEHRYAVHELTPQRASLEQAYMELTRTAVEYTADETAQRGQAEVAA from the coding sequence ATGATCGAAGCTCAGGCACTGACCAAATACTTCGGTGACACCGTCGCCGTCGACGAGCTGTCCTTTGCGGTACGCCCTGGGCAGGTGACCGGGTTCCTCGGCTCGAACGGCGCCGGCAAGTCCACCACGTTGCGGATGATCGTCGGGTTGGATCGGCCCACCAGCGGCACCGCAACCGTAAACGGTAGACGGTACGCCGATCACGCCGCGCCGCTGCGCGAACTGGGTTCCCTGCTGGAGGCGAAATCCCTGCACAAGAGGCGAACCGCGCGCAGCCACCTGCTCGCCCTGGCCCAGACCCATGGGTTCTCCACCGGCAGGGTCGACGAGGTGCTCGACCTGGTCGGACTCGGCGCGGTGGCGGATCGCCGGGCCGGCAGTTTCTCGCTCGGCATGGGGCAACGGCTGGGCATCGCGGCCGCGCTGATCGCGGATCCGGCCGCGGTCATCCTGGACGAACCGGTCAACGGGCTGGATCCCGATGGCGTGCTGTGGATCCGGACCCTGCTGAAGGAACTCGCGGCCGAAGGCCGGACCGTGCTGGTGTCCAGCCACCTGATGAGCGAGATGGCGGTGACCGCCGACCACCTGGTGATCATCGGCCGGGGCCGCCTGCTGGCCGACACGACCGTCGCCGAGCTGATCGCCCGGGTCGGCGTGGGCCAGGTGCTGGTTCGGACGCCGGCCGGGACCGAGTTGCGCGAACTGCTTGTCCGGCACGGCGCCACCGTCTCCAGCGACGAGGCGGGCCTGCTGATCGTCAACGGACTGACCGCCGCGGCGATCGCCGATCTCGCCCTCGAACACCGGTACGCCGTCCACGAGCTCACGCCGCAACGAGCATCCCTCGAGCAGGCCTACATGGAGCTCACCCGGACCGCGGTCGAGTACACCGCCGACGAAACGGCACAGCGCGGACAGGCCGAGGTGGCGGCATGA
- a CDS encoding Lrp/AsnC family transcriptional regulator: MDAIDRQLVEALRANGRSSWAELGRVVGLSGPSVQERVKRLEERGVLLGYRAVVAPEQVGLGTSALIGLFQRDDVETDDIVEGVREIAAVEDCWFVAGDQELVVKVRVPDVHELEAVVGQLRRVNGVVRTRTTVVLSTRWEARPAPLPQ, encoded by the coding sequence ATGGATGCGATCGATCGGCAACTGGTCGAAGCCCTGCGCGCCAACGGACGGTCCAGCTGGGCCGAGCTCGGCCGGGTGGTCGGCCTGTCCGGACCGAGCGTCCAGGAGCGGGTGAAGCGGCTCGAGGAACGCGGGGTGCTGCTCGGGTACCGCGCGGTGGTGGCGCCGGAGCAGGTAGGGCTGGGCACCAGCGCGCTGATCGGGCTGTTCCAGCGCGACGACGTGGAGACCGACGACATCGTCGAGGGTGTGCGGGAGATCGCGGCGGTCGAGGACTGCTGGTTCGTCGCCGGGGACCAGGAACTGGTGGTCAAGGTCCGGGTACCGGACGTGCACGAGTTGGAGGCGGTCGTCGGTCAGCTCCGCCGGGTCAACGGCGTGGTCAGGACCCGGACGACGGTCGTCCTGTCGACCCGCTGGGAAGCCCGTCCGGCTCCCCTCCCCCAATAG
- the rsfS gene encoding ribosome silencing factor, translated as MPASERAVELLTAAAEAAHDKKAENVLAFDVSEQLAITDAFLVASASNDRQVRAIVDAVEEKLRVDFDAKPVRREGAREGRWVLLDYLDIVIHVQHTEERSFYSLERLWRDCPTIPLPSPVPGAPTD; from the coding sequence ATGCCAGCCTCCGAACGTGCCGTCGAGCTGCTCACCGCGGCAGCCGAGGCAGCCCACGACAAGAAGGCGGAGAACGTGCTCGCGTTCGACGTCTCCGAGCAGCTCGCCATCACCGACGCGTTCCTGGTCGCCTCGGCGTCCAACGACCGCCAGGTCCGCGCAATCGTGGACGCGGTCGAGGAAAAGCTCCGCGTCGACTTCGACGCCAAGCCGGTCCGCCGCGAAGGCGCCCGCGAGGGCCGCTGGGTGCTGCTGGACTACCTGGACATCGTCATCCACGTGCAGCACACCGAGGAGCGCAGCTTCTACTCGCTCGAGCGGCTGTGGCGCGACTGCCCGACGATCCCGCTGCCGTCGCCGGTCCCCGGCGCGCCGACGGACTGA
- a CDS encoding histidine phosphatase family protein, producing the protein MTAGRLIVWRHGRTSWNLQDKIQGQADIPLDEVGQAQARAAAARLASLAPTRLFSSDLQRAASTAAELAALTGLTVEYDKALREIDVDDWAGLTMAELADLHPEAAARIRAGEPQRRGTAGETVEEVAARFAPALTRAVDQATASDTVVVATHGLAARVGICLFLGIPQAHWPAFGGLSNCNWVSLLPSRHNRWRIEEWNAGSLPEPVMSDDPQPHP; encoded by the coding sequence ATGACTGCAGGACGCCTGATCGTCTGGCGCCACGGCCGGACCTCCTGGAACCTCCAGGACAAGATCCAGGGCCAGGCCGACATCCCGCTCGACGAGGTCGGCCAGGCGCAGGCCCGCGCCGCCGCCGCCCGCCTCGCCTCCCTGGCGCCCACCCGTCTGTTCTCCAGCGACCTCCAGCGCGCCGCCTCCACCGCCGCCGAGCTCGCCGCCCTGACCGGCCTGACCGTCGAGTACGACAAGGCGCTGCGCGAGATCGACGTCGACGACTGGGCCGGCCTGACGATGGCCGAGCTCGCCGACCTGCACCCCGAGGCCGCCGCCCGCATCCGGGCCGGCGAACCCCAGCGCCGCGGCACCGCCGGCGAAACCGTCGAAGAGGTCGCCGCCCGCTTCGCCCCCGCCCTCACCCGCGCCGTCGACCAGGCCACCGCTTCCGACACCGTCGTGGTGGCCACCCACGGCCTGGCCGCCCGCGTAGGCATCTGCCTCTTCCTCGGCATCCCCCAGGCCCACTGGCCCGCCTTCGGAGGCCTCTCCAACTGCAACTGGGTCTCCCTGCTCCCCAGCCGCCACAACCGCTGGCGCATCGAGGAGTGGAACGCCGGCTCCCTCCCCGAACCCGTCATGAGCGACGACCCGCAGCCCCATCCCTGA
- a CDS encoding sensor histidine kinase, translating to MGGFAEVRALAERNRSLRDVAAAVAVGAVCAAIQASRAQFSDRSPDLASWGWLVLMTVPLVWRRRAPAVVFWLVFGLAWGAELVGVDTAATVVMPMVAIYTVARHGTRRRLVPALVAVEATVLTVTLVEQAAWGSAVGVTAIVAVVILFALNLRTREAYLAQLEERAARLARDRDQQARLAVSAERTRIAREVHDIVAHNVAVMIALADGAAYTATRSPERAADTMTKVSATGRQALGEMRRLLGLLREGETAGAEDELVARPSDVLRSGDVLSPQPGVDDIDLLLDQVRTAGLRVSLIREGDLGRWGPGAGLAVYRIVQEALTNTLKHAGRRARAEVRIRCTEEDLELMITDDGAGRQARTDAADERSGGHGLAGIAERAASYGGELEAGPTAVGGWCVWARLRTDDRVAG from the coding sequence ATGGGCGGGTTTGCGGAAGTGCGAGCACTCGCGGAGCGGAACCGGTCGCTCCGGGACGTCGCCGCGGCGGTTGCGGTGGGTGCGGTGTGCGCCGCGATCCAGGCCAGCCGGGCCCAGTTCAGCGACCGCTCACCGGACCTGGCGAGCTGGGGCTGGCTCGTGCTCATGACAGTCCCGCTGGTCTGGCGTCGGCGGGCGCCGGCGGTGGTGTTCTGGCTCGTGTTCGGCCTGGCCTGGGGTGCGGAACTGGTCGGCGTGGACACCGCGGCGACCGTCGTGATGCCGATGGTCGCGATCTACACCGTGGCCCGCCACGGAACGCGTCGCCGGCTCGTACCCGCGCTGGTGGCGGTCGAGGCCACGGTGCTGACCGTCACGCTGGTCGAGCAAGCGGCCTGGGGATCGGCCGTCGGGGTGACCGCCATCGTCGCCGTGGTGATCCTGTTCGCCCTCAACCTCCGGACGCGGGAGGCGTACCTCGCGCAACTGGAGGAACGCGCCGCCCGGCTCGCTCGGGACAGGGACCAGCAGGCGCGGCTGGCGGTGAGCGCCGAGCGGACCCGGATCGCGCGGGAGGTGCACGACATCGTGGCGCACAACGTCGCGGTGATGATCGCGCTGGCCGACGGCGCGGCGTACACGGCGACCCGGTCGCCCGAGCGGGCCGCGGACACGATGACGAAGGTGTCTGCCACCGGACGCCAGGCGCTCGGCGAGATGCGCCGGCTCCTCGGCCTGCTCCGCGAGGGCGAGACGGCTGGAGCCGAGGACGAGCTGGTGGCGCGGCCGTCCGACGTACTGCGGTCGGGCGACGTACTGAGCCCACAGCCCGGTGTCGACGACATCGACCTGCTGCTGGACCAGGTTCGTACGGCGGGACTGCGGGTGTCGCTGATTCGCGAGGGTGACCTGGGTCGTTGGGGGCCTGGGGCCGGACTGGCGGTCTACCGCATCGTCCAGGAGGCGCTGACCAACACGCTGAAACACGCCGGGCGGCGGGCCCGTGCCGAGGTCCGGATCCGCTGCACCGAGGAGGATCTGGAGCTGATGATCACCGATGACGGCGCCGGCCGCCAGGCGAGGACGGACGCGGCGGATGAGCGGTCCGGCGGGCACGGTCTGGCTGGGATCGCCGAGCGCGCGGCGTCGTACGGCGGCGAGCTGGAAGCCGGGCCGACGGCGGTCGGCGGCTGGTGCGTGTGGGCCCGGCTGCGCACGGATGACCGCGTGGCCGGATGA
- a CDS encoding MFS transporter yields MTAYWRRVAELPGWLKAVMLGQLVSSAGALAWLYLTLYLVEDRGMSPQQAGFAAAAYGVGLLGGNLGGGWIGDRFGLRAAAVGSQVSWAVACLAMPIVPTTGLAVLAAVAGLCGGASRPNLSALVATAMPAHRRREGIALSRSASNAGFTIGPPLGGLLAAYDFSLVFVIDAATSLVLAVVVWRWVPRASRVVVRQASGLWSALRQDRSILVLLAAIVVVDTVYRQLFATMPLLLRDAGSPAVAYGVLIGLSSVVIVLLEAPLAVRLGGHRALRVVAVGFVFVGIGLAALGVWPALGGAALAVAVITCGEMLYKPTATAHVADAAPEGMVGRYSSLYAAASISGMFLAPALGGTAYEHVPDLLYPAAAVLAFAAAAAVLVAGRAAGRTGVSLAVGPEVAAVKDAGAAIGGGEPDGLPSGSTGRPSSGS; encoded by the coding sequence ATGACGGCGTACTGGCGGCGGGTGGCGGAGCTTCCCGGGTGGTTGAAGGCGGTGATGCTCGGCCAACTGGTCAGCTCGGCCGGCGCTCTGGCGTGGCTCTACCTGACGCTCTACCTCGTCGAGGACCGCGGGATGAGCCCGCAGCAGGCCGGGTTCGCCGCTGCGGCGTACGGCGTGGGGCTGCTCGGGGGCAATCTCGGCGGTGGCTGGATCGGCGACCGGTTCGGCCTGCGGGCCGCGGCGGTCGGCAGTCAGGTGAGCTGGGCCGTCGCCTGCCTGGCGATGCCGATCGTGCCGACCACCGGCCTCGCCGTCCTGGCCGCCGTCGCCGGACTCTGCGGTGGAGCCAGTCGACCGAACCTCAGCGCGCTCGTCGCGACCGCGATGCCCGCGCATCGGCGGCGGGAGGGGATCGCCCTGTCGCGGTCCGCCAGCAACGCCGGGTTCACGATCGGGCCGCCGCTGGGCGGACTGCTCGCGGCGTACGACTTCTCGCTGGTGTTCGTCATCGACGCGGCGACCAGTCTTGTGCTGGCGGTGGTTGTCTGGCGTTGGGTGCCTCGGGCGTCACGAGTGGTCGTCCGGCAAGCGTCGGGGCTGTGGAGCGCGCTGCGGCAGGACCGCTCGATCCTGGTGCTGCTCGCCGCGATCGTCGTTGTCGACACGGTTTACCGACAGTTGTTCGCCACGATGCCTCTGCTGTTGCGAGACGCCGGCTCGCCGGCCGTCGCGTACGGCGTACTGATCGGCCTGAGCTCAGTCGTCATCGTGCTGCTGGAAGCGCCCTTGGCCGTTCGGCTCGGTGGGCATCGGGCGCTGCGGGTGGTCGCGGTCGGGTTCGTGTTCGTCGGCATCGGTCTGGCGGCGCTGGGCGTGTGGCCGGCGCTTGGCGGTGCGGCGCTGGCGGTTGCGGTGATCACCTGCGGGGAGATGCTCTACAAACCGACCGCGACCGCGCATGTCGCCGACGCGGCGCCGGAGGGAATGGTCGGGCGGTACTCCAGCCTGTACGCCGCCGCGTCGATCAGCGGGATGTTCCTGGCCCCGGCACTCGGCGGTACGGCGTACGAGCATGTGCCGGACCTGCTCTACCCGGCGGCCGCCGTACTGGCTTTCGCTGCGGCCGCAGCAGTGCTGGTCGCGGGACGAGCCGCCGGCCGGACCGGCGTCAGCCTGGCCGTCGGGCCGGAGGTCGCGGCCGTGAAGGATGCCGGAGCGGCTATTGGGGGAGGGGAGCCGGACGGGCTTCCCAGCGGGTCGACAGGACGACCGTCGTCCGGGTCCTGA